The genomic DNA GTCGGCCAGATCGATCATCACTTCGGCGCCTTCCACCTGGGCGGCGAGGAAGGTCAGATCGTCGAGCGCGCGCGCGATTTCAGGCGCGTTCGGCAGACGCGCACGCGCTTCGTCGATCACGTCCGCGTGGCCATAGAGCGTCGGCAACGCGCGCAGCGCGTCGCGCACGACCGGCTTCAGGTTCGCCGTGAGTTCGACGAGGCGCGGCACGTCCTTGCCGGCGAGCGCGTCGTAAAGCGCTTCGCCAAGCGTTGCCGCGGCCGGTTCCATGTCGATCAGCGCGGCCAGCACGCCCGCATGGCAGAGGTCGAGCCGGACCTTCGCGAGGCCCGCCAGACGCAGCGCATCGAGCATCAGTTGCTGGATTTCGAGGTCCGCTTCAAGGCCCGCATGGCCGTAGATTTCGGCGCCGATCTGGATCTGCTCCCGCGTGGCATGCAGGCCGCGCGGCCGCGTATGGAGCACGACGCCCGCATAGCAGAGGCGCGTCACGCCCTGCCGGTTCAGCAGATGCGCGTCGATGCGCGCGACCTGCGGCGTGATGTCGGCTCGCAAGCCGAGCGTGCGGCCCGACAGCTGATCGACGAGTTTGAAGGTGCGCAGATTCAGGTCGCTGCCGCCGCTCGTCAGGAGCGACTCGATATATTCGAGCATCGGCGGCATGACCATTTCGTAGCCGTACGCGCGGAAGCGATCGAGCAGGCGCCGGCGCAGCTCTTCGATCTTGCGCGCTTCCGACGGCAATACGTCGGCAATGTTCTCGGGAAGTAACCAGGTCGACATCGATAGGTCCTGCGAGGTTGTGCATGGCGCGCTGGGCGCGCCGAAGAATCAGATGAGGATACGGATGAGAGGCGAAGCACACCGGGCGCGGGTCCTGCGCGCCGCGCGCGCATCAGGTCGCGATCAGCAGTAGCACGAGGCCGAGCCCCATCACGATCAGCCCGCCGATCCGGATATGGTGCGGCGGGCGCTCCGCTATTCTACGAAAGGTATCGCGCCACGCGACCGGAAACACAAAGGGAAACATCCCCTCGATGATCAGCATCAGGGCGATCGCGAGCAATAACGATCCGGCTATGTCCATGCGAATGAGGCTGCCGCGATCCGGTTGCCGCGGCGTTTCCTTTATTGATGATTTTTGCGTTGCGCCGCGGCGTCGTTCGGCGTCGTCTCCCCGCCGTTCGGGCCACGCATGAAGCGGAAGAAGTCACTGCTCGAATCGACCACGACGACGTCATTCGGCTTGAAGCTGTTCCGGTACGCCTGCATGCTCTGATAGAACTGGTAGAACTGCGGGTCGCGGCCATAGGCGTCGGCGGCGATCGCGGCGGCCTTGCCGTCGCCGTCGCCCTTGATTTCCTGCGCCTGCTTGTAGGCGTCCGCGAGCAGCGCCTGCTGCTGCTGCGCGGCGGCGTCCTTGATCTTGTCCGCTTCGGCGGCGCCCTGCGCACGCTCCTGGTTCGCGATCTGCTCGCGCCCGGCGATCATCCGCTTGTACACCGTGTCGGCCATCGATGCGGGGAAATCGACACGCGTCAGTTGCACGTCCACGACTTCCACACCGAGCGATTGCGCCGCTTTTTCCATGCCGCCCCGCGCGTCGTCGCCGACCGTCTGCAGCTTCGCGAGCAGGTCGGTGAGGTTGTACTTTGCGAAGGCGTCGGCGAGCGCGCCGCGCGAGATCAGCGCGAGCCGGTCCGGCAGGCTCTGCACGTCGCCCTTCGTTTCCATCACAAGCTTGACCGGGTCGGTCACGCGGAACTTGATGACGGGGTTCACGAGCAGATCGGTTTTGTCGGCCGCGGCGTAATGATCTTCGTCAGGCGTGTCGAGCGTCTGGATGCGCGTGTCGACCGGCGTCACCGTTTGCAGCGGCGGCGGCAGCTTCACGTGCAGGCCCGGGCCGAGCAGCGTCGGCTCGCCGTCGCCGCGCGGCGACAACACGGCCATATGCCGCTGGTCGACCGTAAACACCATCGACGATCCAACGAACAGCACGATCACGACTGCGATGACGAGCGCAATGATCCGGTTCATGGTTGCGCTCCTTGTTGCAGGTCATCTTCGCGGTTGCGGCTGCGGAACGAGTCGCGCGAGCGCAGCGGGTCGCTTGCGCCGGCGGGCTGGCTGGCCGGTGTCGCGGATGCAGCGCCCGATGCGGGTTGCGGCGCCTGTTGGCCCGCTTGTTGCCCCGGGGATTGCGGCACAGCTTGCGGGGTCGGCGGCGTGACGATGATCGTGCCCGGCGACGTTTGTGCGCCTGGCGTGCTCGCGGCCTGCGCGGAGGAACCCGCACCGCCTGCGGCCACCGCTGCTGCTTCGGCCGCCGCGCGCTGATTGTCGGCGACGAGCTTGTCGAGCGGCAGATACAGCACGTTGTTGCCGGCCTTGCTGTCGACAAAGACCTTCGTCGTGTTCGAGTAGATGTACTGCATCGTGTCGAGATACATCCGTTCGCGAATCACCGCGGGCGCCTTCGAGTACTGTGCATAGACTTCCTTGAAGCGCTCCGCATCGCCTTGCGCCTGCGCGACGACGCGATCGCTGTAGCTCTTCGCTTCGTCGATGAGGTTCGCCGCCTGCGCCTGCGCGCGCGGCAGCAGGTCGTTCGCGTAGGCCTGTGCATCGCGCTTCGCGCGTTCGCGGTCCTGGCGCGCCTTCGCTTCGTCTTCAAACGCCGGCTGCACCTGCTCGGGCACCTGCGCGCTCTGGATCGTCACGCCGGTCACCGCAAGGCCGGTTTTGAATTCGTCGAGCGAATGCTGGATCGCGTCGGTCAGTTGCTGACGGATGGCTTCGCGGTCCTGATAAAGCACATCGTTCGTGCTGCGCGAGCCGACGATTTCGCGAATCGCCGCCTGCGCGGCCTGCGCGACGCTCTGTTCGGGGTCGACGCTGCGGAACAGATAATCGACCGGCTTGCGAATCTGGAACTGCACCGCAAAGCGCACGTCGACGATATCCGCATCGTGCGTCAGCATCGACGCGTCCTTCACGTTCGCGAGCCGCACGACATTGCTGCGGCCCACTTCCACCGAATGGATCTGTCCGATGTTGACGATTTCGCTCGATTCGAACGGATACGGCAAGCGCCAGTGCACGCCCTGCTCGACCGTGCCGCGATACTTGCCGAATTGCAGCACGACGCCCGCCTGTCCTTCCTGGACGACGAACACGCCGCTGCCGAGATAGATCGCGATCAGCACGCCGATGACGATGCCCACACCGATGCGCGCGCTGCGCCCGTTGTCGGGACGGCGATCGCCGCCGCCCTTGCGGCCGAAGAAACGCGACAGGCGGCGGTTGAAGTCGCGCCACATTTCGTCGAGGTCCGGCGGGCCGTCACCGCCTTTGCCGTTCTGCGGGCGCTTCGAATCGTTCGAACGTTGCCGGTCGCCATTGCCGCCATTGCCGTTGCCGTCTCCCCGGCCCCAGCGCGGGTCGTTCAGCGACATCATGGCGCGCAGACGCAGCCAGATACTCCGTTGGTTGTATTGATTCACCTGTGTTCGTTCACCAGAGTAGACAGCGGGTCGATGCAATTCGGAAAAAGGCCAATCTCAATCGGGAAATCCGTCGCGGTCAATGCGCGGGCCCGCTCATGGGCTCCACTTTTGAATTCCGCTTCTGAGTCCCGCTTTCGAGTTCAATTATGGGTCAGCAGGCGCGGCGCTCAATGCCCGTGCTCGGTGACCCCACGGTGCTCGCGATGGTCTTCGTGCTCTTCGTGAAATTCTTCGTGGTCTTCGTGGCGATCGAGGTGCAATGCATCAGGCCCGGGATGTTCGTCAGGCGCCCGTTCGTCCGGCACCGCTTCGTCTTGCATCCCTTCGACTTGCGCCGTTTCGTTTTGCACCCGGTTTTGCATCCCGCTTTGCACCCAGACATCAGCACCCGATAGATGTTCAGCAGTGGCGATTTCGGCGATGGCAGCGCGCAATGCGTCAAGCCCCTGCCCCGTGCGCGCGCTCAAAAAGACGCGCGAAATATTACCATACTCGTCCCGCTCGACCGCCTCGCCGCGGGCCGCGAGCTCAGGCACCGCGTCGATCTTGTTGAACACCAGCACCTGGCGGATCGTATCCGCGCCGATGCTCGTGAGCACCTCGTTCACCTGATCGATCTGGTCGAGGCGCACCGCGCTCGACGCATCGACCACGTGCAGCAGCAGATCGGCGTGAATCGTTTCTTCGAGCGTCGCACGGAACGCGGCCACCAGTTGGTGCGGCAACTCACGGATGAAGCCGACCGTGTCCGACACGACGACCTGCCCGATCTCGCCGCCGAGATATACACGCCGCGAAGTGGTGTCGAGCGTCGCGAACAGCTGGTCGGCCGCATAGGCCTGCGCCTTCGTCAGCGCGTTGAAAAGCGTCGACTTGCCCGCGTTCGTATAGCCGACGAGCGACACCGACATCGTACGATTGCGCTCGCGCGCGCGGCGCTGCGTGCCATGCTGGCGGCGCAGGCGCTCGAGCCGCGACTTCAGCATCTTGATGCGCTCGCCGATCAGGCGCCGGTCGGTTTCGAGCTGCGATTCACCGGGGCCGCGCAGGCCGATACCGCCTTTTTGACGCTCGAGGTGCGTCCACGCACGCACGAGGCGCGTGGACAGATATTGCAGTTGCGCAAGCTCGACCTGCAGCTTGCCTTCGTGACTGCGCGCACGCTGCGCGAAGATGTCGAGAATCAGGCTCGTGCGATCGACGACACGCCTGTTAAGCAAGCGCTCCAGATTACGCTGCTGCGCCGGCGACAAGGCGTGATTGAAGATGACGAGATCGATGTTGTTCGCTTCGCATGCGAGGCGCAATTCTTCCGCCTTGCCGCTGCCGACGAACAGCGCGGCGTCGGGGCTCGAGCGGCGGCCCGTCAGCGTGACGGCAGGATGGGCGCCCGCGCTTTGCGCGAGCAGACTGAGTTCTTCGAGACTGGCGACGAAGTCGATCTTGCCGAAATCGATGCCGACAAGTGCTGCGTTGGTCAAATTGGCGGGTGTCAAAGTGGAAGCGGCCGCATGGGCGCTATTGAAGCGGCCGGTGCGCAACGCCGTCAGGCGGCATGCGTCGACCGGCCGCGACAAGGTTTAGGACGATTCAGAATCCGGGTGGAAATTCACCGGACGCGCGGGCACGACCGTCGAGATAGCGTGCTTGTAGACCATCTGGGTAACCGTGTTACGGAGCAACACAACGTACTGGTCGAACGATTCGATGTTCCCTTGAAGCTTGATGCCGTTGACCAGATAGATCGAGACCGGCACGTGCTCTTTACGCAGCGCGTTCAAAAACGGGTCTTGTAACAATTGCCCTTTGTTGCTCATAGCAAACTCCGTGTTTTTTTGCAGGTTGACTTAATTGACGACGAA from Paraburkholderia edwinii includes the following:
- the hflX gene encoding GTPase HflX — its product is MTPANLTNAALVGIDFGKIDFVASLEELSLLAQSAGAHPAVTLTGRRSSPDAALFVGSGKAEELRLACEANNIDLVIFNHALSPAQQRNLERLLNRRVVDRTSLILDIFAQRARSHEGKLQVELAQLQYLSTRLVRAWTHLERQKGGIGLRGPGESQLETDRRLIGERIKMLKSRLERLRRQHGTQRRARERNRTMSVSLVGYTNAGKSTLFNALTKAQAYAADQLFATLDTTSRRVYLGGEIGQVVVSDTVGFIRELPHQLVAAFRATLEETIHADLLLHVVDASSAVRLDQIDQVNEVLTSIGADTIRQVLVFNKIDAVPELAARGEAVERDEYGNISRVFLSARTGQGLDALRAAIAEIATAEHLSGADVWVQSGMQNRVQNETAQVEGMQDEAVPDERAPDEHPGPDALHLDRHEDHEEFHEEHEDHREHRGVTEHGH
- a CDS encoding ATP phosphoribosyltransferase regulatory subunit produces the protein MSTWLLPENIADVLPSEARKIEELRRRLLDRFRAYGYEMVMPPMLEYIESLLTSGGSDLNLRTFKLVDQLSGRTLGLRADITPQVARIDAHLLNRQGVTRLCYAGVVLHTRPRGLHATREQIQIGAEIYGHAGLEADLEIQQLMLDALRLAGLAKVRLDLCHAGVLAALIDMEPAAATLGEALYDALAGKDVPRLVELTANLKPVVRDALRALPTLYGHADVIDEARARLPNAPEIARALDDLTFLAAQVEGAEVMIDLADLRGYAYHSGVMFSAYVDGVPNAVARGGRYDHVGQAYGRARAATGFSLDLREVARISPIEARSSAILAPWQHDDALRASVAALRDAGEVVIQALPGHDHGVDEFAFDRVLVEEGGAWVVRARA
- the hfq gene encoding RNA chaperone Hfq, producing the protein MSNKGQLLQDPFLNALRKEHVPVSIYLVNGIKLQGNIESFDQYVVLLRNTVTQMVYKHAISTVVPARPVNFHPDSESS
- the hflK gene encoding FtsH protease activity modulator HflK, which gives rise to MNQYNQRSIWLRLRAMMSLNDPRWGRGDGNGNGGNGDRQRSNDSKRPQNGKGGDGPPDLDEMWRDFNRRLSRFFGRKGGGDRRPDNGRSARIGVGIVIGVLIAIYLGSGVFVVQEGQAGVVLQFGKYRGTVEQGVHWRLPYPFESSEIVNIGQIHSVEVGRSNVVRLANVKDASMLTHDADIVDVRFAVQFQIRKPVDYLFRSVDPEQSVAQAAQAAIREIVGSRSTNDVLYQDREAIRQQLTDAIQHSLDEFKTGLAVTGVTIQSAQVPEQVQPAFEDEAKARQDRERAKRDAQAYANDLLPRAQAQAANLIDEAKSYSDRVVAQAQGDAERFKEVYAQYSKAPAVIRERMYLDTMQYIYSNTTKVFVDSKAGNNVLYLPLDKLVADNQRAAAEAAAVAAGGAGSSAQAASTPGAQTSPGTIIVTPPTPQAVPQSPGQQAGQQAPQPASGAASATPASQPAGASDPLRSRDSFRSRNREDDLQQGAQP
- a CDS encoding DUF2065 domain-containing protein; the encoded protein is MDIAGSLLLAIALMLIIEGMFPFVFPVAWRDTFRRIAERPPHHIRIGGLIVMGLGLVLLLIAT
- the hflC gene encoding protease modulator HflC, with the translated sequence MNRIIALVIAVVIVLFVGSSMVFTVDQRHMAVLSPRGDGEPTLLGPGLHVKLPPPLQTVTPVDTRIQTLDTPDEDHYAAADKTDLLVNPVIKFRVTDPVKLVMETKGDVQSLPDRLALISRGALADAFAKYNLTDLLAKLQTVGDDARGGMEKAAQSLGVEVVDVQLTRVDFPASMADTVYKRMIAGREQIANQERAQGAAEADKIKDAAAQQQQALLADAYKQAQEIKGDGDGKAAAIAADAYGRDPQFYQFYQSMQAYRNSFKPNDVVVVDSSSDFFRFMRGPNGGETTPNDAAAQRKNHQ